From a single Lytechinus pictus isolate F3 Inbred unplaced genomic scaffold, Lp3.0 scaffold_19, whole genome shotgun sequence genomic region:
- the LOC129260916 gene encoding tripartite motif-containing protein 2-like: MASQSPVVKQIDKQFLVCGICLDRYKIPKVLPCLHTFCQNCLENYVPSESLTLTCPLCRQQSIVPERGVAGLQSNFFITNLMEVLERPESNGGGDSPIGDQMLSCASHEGEPLTYYCDNCETAICEECTVTEHCDHSTVLLANVIEEHKETLRKILEEAKTQIPQLKDAIAKVTSISSRLSEKKVKAETQITESFENLEEEVRERKTEMIKELDTVHSAKQSVLQRQRSLLQESLNSIENNCDFTKQALASDNETHVLLVKKQMLSRLQELSQLTMQLKPEENDYINVSCDIDSIQKSIANIGLVQSNSAVPHESVASGEGLKRAVIGDQTAVTITTKNSRGILVKTGNAPLSAQLRTPDSKVDDLPILDNRNGTYDVIFTVQKEGSHSLVIKLFDEHIRGSPFKLKGCKDDGSTTPKSPSGKIPVRTSVRQKATRRPQSASGNIRTFRSNNPIEDDLILTIGTHGRNKGEFTNPQGITSTASGRILVTDSNNQCIQGFNSSGEVKQRFGVRGRSNGQLQRPTGIAVSHNGNYIVADYENKWISIFSPDGKFISKIGTGKLVAPKGVAVDNNNNIIVVDNRASTIFIFSPSGKVLNKIGSRGAQDQQLCGPHFVAVNKDNHIVVSDFHNHCIKVFGIEGQLITSFGSRGEGNGQFNAPTGVAVDNLGNIIVADWGNSRLQVFDSSGSFVSYINTMGDPLYGPQDICITSDGHVAVADSGNHCVKVYKYLQ; this comes from the exons ATGGCATCTCAGAGCCCTGTCGTCAAGCAGATAGACAAGCAGTTCCTGGTGTGTGGTATCTGCCTGGATCGCTACAAGATACCCAAAGTCCTTCCATGCCTTCACACCTTCTGCCAGAATTGTCTGGAGAATTACGTCCCTTCGGAATCCCTGACCCTGACCTGTCCACTCTGCAGGCAGCAGTCCATCGTACCAGAGAGAGGTGTTGCAGGTTTACAGTCCAATTTCTTCATCACGAACCTGATGGAAGTTCTGGAGAGACCAGAGAGCAATGGGGGAGGAGACTCACCTATTGGAGATCAGATGCTCTCTTGTGCTAGCCATGAAGGGGAGCCCTTGACATACTATTGTGATAACTGTGAGACGGCTATATGTGAAGAGTGCACAGTGACGGAACATTGCGATCACAGTACAGTATTACTAGCTAATGTCATAGAGGAACACAAAGAGACACTACGCAAGATCCTTGAGGAAGCCAAAACTCAGATACCCCAACTCAAAGATGCAATAGCGAAGGTGACTTCAATATCATCAAGGTTGTCAGAGAAGAAGGTGAAAGCAGAAACCCAGATCACTGAATCCTTTGAGAACCTTGAAGAGGAAGTtcgagaaagaaagacagagatgATCAAGGAACTTGATACCGTTCATAGTGCAAAACAAAGTGTGCTACAAAGACAACGTAGTCTTCTGCAGGAGAGCTTGAATAGTATAGAGAATAACTGTGACTTTACTAAGCAAGCTCTTGCTAGTGACAATGAAACTCATGTACTGTTAGTAAAGAAGCAAATGCTGAGTAGGTTACAGGAATTGTCACAGCTTACTATGCAACTCAAACCAGAGGAGAATGACTACATCAATGTGTCCTGCGACATTGATTCCATTCAGAAAAGCATTGCTAATATTGGGCTTGTGCAGTCAAACAGTGCCGTTCCACATGAGTCTGTGGCCAGTGGTGAGGGCCTGAAGCGTGCAGTGATTGGTGATCAAACGGCTGTCACTATCACCACTAAGAATAGCCGAGGTATTCTGGTCAAAACTGGCAATGCTCCTCTTTCAGCACAACTAAGAACTCCTGATTCAAAAGTAGATGATCTGCCAATTCTGGACAACCGAAATGGTACCTATGATGTAATCTTCACTGTACAAAAAGAGGGTAGCCATAGTCTTGTCATAAAGCTCTTTGATGAGCATATAAGAGGAAGTCCATTCAAGCTCAAAGGTTGTAAAGATGATGGTTCAACTACTCCAAAGTCACCCTCGGGTAAGATTCCAGTCAGGACTAGTGTTAGGCAGAAAGCCACCCGCAGACCTCAAAGTGCCAGCGGAAATATCAGAACATTCCGAAGCAATAATCCCATTGAGGATGATTTGATTTTGACTATTGGAACACATGGGCGCAACAAAGGTGAATTCACCAACCCTCAAGGTATAACTTCAACTGCATCAGGACGTATTCTGGTGACGGACAGTAACAATCAGTGTATTCAAGGATTCAACTCCAGTGGGGAAGTCAAACAGCGGTTTGGTGTCAGGGGTCGTAGCAATGGACAACTCCAACGTCCAACTGGAATAGCCGTCAGTCACAATGGCAACTACATCGTTGCTGACTATGAAAACAAATGGATAAGCATCTTTAGTCCTGATGGGAAATTCATTAGTAAGATCGGCACAGGAAAACTAGTGGCTCCAAAAGGAGTTGCagtggataataataataacatcattGTTGTTGACAACAGAGCAAGTACCATCTTCATATTTTCTCCATCTGGGAAAGTCCTGAATAAGATTGGATCAAGAGGAGCACAGGATCAACAGCTATGTGGCCCTCACTTTGTGGCTGTTAACAAAGACAACCACATAGTAGTCTCAGACTTCCACAACCATTGCATCAAGGTCTTTGGTATTGAAGGTCAGCTGATTACATCTTTTGGTTCCAGAGGGGAGGGTAATGGTCAGTTCAACGCTCCAACGGGGGTCGCTGTGGACAACCTTGGAAACATCATAGTGGCTGACTGGGGCAACAGTAGATTACAG GTTTTTGATTCCAGTGGTTCCTTTGTGTCATACATTAACACCATGGGTGATCCGCTGTACGGTCCTCAAGACATCTGTATCACCAGCGATGGCCACGTAGCTGTTGCCGACTCGGGCAATCACTGCGTCAAAGTCTACAAGTACTTACAGTAG